In Onthophagus taurus isolate NC chromosome 6, IU_Otau_3.0, whole genome shotgun sequence, a genomic segment contains:
- the LOC111419621 gene encoding basic helix-loop-helix neural transcription factor TAP — protein sequence MMNHLHLTSFDNVYDDSSDSGFEMSFKSETTDFNDDRSDFFEYDLDPNTSTPKKKKYPEYTDLNTPEKQILYERFQGAFQESLINFDRKYDYNNYNHQTQHQQYENQHHQPNYGVNRNLFEHPEKDFMEFVDDKNKNTSTPVKDKDLKQKRRYASGRNRMSRAKSPNQIMKIKKNRRLKANDRERNRMHMLNEALDKLRCVLPTFPEDTKLTKIETLRFAHGYIYALAQALNDGVYTGLDDNVVVNVGNVTVSINKNGNSITTKNCNLQQYPNAVVTSGSITNASFMADYNSYKQEDVYQNEGFYSDASQMRGFENCNEFYDHRMPIPNGIMYENL from the exons atg ATGAATCATCTTCATTTAACCTCTTTCGATAACGTTTACGATGATTCTTCAGACTCCGGCTTTGAAATGTCTTTTAAATCCGAAACGACCGATTTTAACGATGATCGCAGCGACTTTTTCGAATACGATTTAGATCCAAACACTTCAACcccaaagaaaaagaaataccCCGAATACACCGACTTAAACACGCCggagaaacaaattttatacgaaCGATTTCAAGGTGCCTTCCaagaaagcttaattaatttcgatcgaaaatacgattataataattataaccatCAAACGCAACACCAACAATACGaaaatcaacatcatcaaCCCAATTATGGTGTTAATCGAAATCTTTTTGAGCACCCCGAAAAAGATTTTATGGAATTCgttgatgataaaaataaaaacacttCAACTCCGGTTAaagataaagatttaaaacaaaaacgaaGATATGCTAGTGGAAGAAATCGCATGTCTAGGGCGAAAAGTCCTAatcaaattatgaaaattaaaaagaatcgtCGATTAAAAGCTAATGATCGCGAAAGAAACCGGATGCACATGTTAAATGAAGCTTTGGACAAATTACGTTGTGTTTTACCAACATTTCCTGAAGATActaaattaacgaaaattgAAACTTTAAGATTCGCCCATGGTTATATTTATGCGTTAGCGCAAGCTTTAAATGATGGGGTTTATACCGGTTTGGACGATAATGTTGTTGTGAATGTTGGAAATGTGACTGTTtcgataaataaaaatggaaatagtataacaacaaaaaattgtaatctCCAACAATATCCCAATGCTGTAGTTACAAGCGGAAGTATAACTAACGCTAGTTTTATGGCGGATTACAACAGTTATAAACAAGAAGATGTTTATCAAAATGAAGGTTTTTATTCCGATGCGAGTCAAATGAGAGGTTTTGAGAATTGTAACGAATTTTATGATCATAGGATGCCAATACCTAACGGAATAATGtatgaaaatctttaa